The following coding sequences lie in one Mus musculus strain C57BL/6J chromosome 11, GRCm38.p6 C57BL/6J genomic window:
- the Rab34 gene encoding ras-related protein Rab-34 has protein sequence MNILAPVRRDRVLAELPQCLKKEAALHVRKDFHPRVTCACQEHRTGTVGFKISKVIVVGDLSVGKTCLINRFCKDTFDKNYKATIGVDFEMERFEVLGVPFSLQLWDTAGQERFKCIASTYYRGAQAIIIVFNLNDVASLEHTKQWLTDALKENDPSNVLLFLVGSKKDLSTPAQYSLMEKDALKVAQEIKAEYWAVSSLTGENVREFFFRVAALTFEANVLAELEKSGARHIADVVRINSDDKNLYLTASKKKATCCP, from the exons ATGAACATTCTGGCGCCCGTGCGGAGGGACCGCGTCCTGGCGGAGCTGCCCCAG TGCCTGAAGAAAGAGGCCGCTTTGCACGTGCGCAAAGACTTCCACCCCCGCGTCACTTGCGCCTGCCAGGAGCACCGGACAGGCACCGTGGG ATTTAAGATATCCAAGGTCATCGTTGTGGGAGACCTATCTGTGGGGAAGACCTGTCTCATTAATAG GTTCTGCAAAGACACCTTCGATAAGAATTACAAGGCTACCATCGGAGTGGATTTTGAGATGGAACGATTTGAAGTCTTGGGTGTCCCCTTCAGTCTCCAACT TTGGGACACGGCTGGTCAGGAAAGGTTCAAGTGCATTGCTTCCACCTACTACCGTGGAGCTCAAG CCATCATCATTGTCTTCAACCTGAATGACGTGGCATCCCTGGAACACACCAA GCAGTGGCTCACTGATGCCCTCAAGGAGAACGACCCTTCCAACGTGCTCCTCTTCCTTGTGGGTTCCAAGAAGGACCTGAGT ACTCCTGCTCAGTATTCCCTAATGGAGAAGGATGCCCTCAAGGTGGCCCAAGAGATTAAGGCCGAGTACTGGGCGGTGTCCTCCCTCACTG GTGAGAATGTCCGGGAATTCTTCTTCCGTGTGGCAGCACTAACCTTTGAGGCCAATGTCCTGGCGGAGCTGGAGAAATCCGGGGCTCGGCACATTGCAGATGTTGTTC GCATCAACAGCGATGACAAAAACCTGTACCTAACTGCCAGCAAGAAAAAGGCCACATGTTGTCCCTGA
- the Proca1 gene encoding protein PROCA1 isoform 1 (isoform 1 is encoded by transcript variant 1), which produces MWVRTTITVKRWTEERSGRKIERTERTDITRLPSWKRGYPASVDSSSDLFSFSEGENKETDRRCWKHQHCPGHTIHPFSDCGHHNRCMHAVSQCDCESRCRSHRPVSVAIIYHPTHHMYMTDDDLEENWVSRKNHLSPSARPPDPNTGSATEVPDLSVPITIWRSESPIEKCQESNVIKDIKRKEKEQDEEEMVDEKANLKKKAKGKLTKKKTPVKSESSPADLSQSVRGPVRTPESSPESPGGLESEYSCERGKERPSSEDVVESLSPRKKEKTSSGQAKKNGTKKETQKTSKRKKSSPVPNPNLS; this is translated from the exons ATGTGGGTCAGGACGACAATAACGGTTAAAAGATGGACTGAGGAAAGGTCTGGCCGCAAAATTGAGAGAACCGAGAGAACTG ATATCACGAGGTTGCCCAGCTGGAAGAGAGGATACCCGGCTAGTGTGGACTCCAGCAGTgatctattttccttttctgaag GTGAGaacaaggagacagacagacgtTGCTGGAAACACCAGCACTGTCCCGGGCATACCATCCACCCCTTCTCGGACTGTGGCCATCACAACAGATGTATGCATGCTGTCAGCCAATGCGACTGTGAATCTAG GTGTAGAAGCCACAGGCCTGTCTCTGTGGCAATAATTTACCATCCCACCCACCATATGTATATGACAGATGACGATCTGGAAGAGAACTGGGTTTCCAGGAAAAATCATTTAAGTCCCAGTGCCAGACCTCCTGACCCAAACACAGGGTCAGCCACTGAGGTTCCTGACTTATCAGTGCCCATCACTATCTGGCGTTCTGAAAGTCCCATAGAAAAGTGTCAGGAAAGCAACGTCATCAAGGatataaagagaaaggagaaagagcaagatgaggaggagatggtggatgaaAAGGCAAACTTGAAGAAAAAAGCCAAGGGCAAGTTAACTAAGAAGAAAACCCCAGTGAAGTCGGAGTCTTCCCCTGCTGATCTGAGCCAATCCGTAAGAGGACCCGTGAGGACACCAGAGTCTAGCCCAGAAAGCCCGGGAGGGCTGGAGAGCGAGTACAGTTGTGAACGGGGTAAAGAAAGGCCCTCTAGTGAAGATGTTGTAGAGTCATTGTCccccagaaagaaagagaagacatcaTCTGGCCAGGCCAAAAAGAATGggacaaagaaagaaacccagaaaacgagcaagagaaaaaaatcttccccAGTGCCCAACCCCAATCTCAGCTGA
- the Proca1 gene encoding protein PROCA1 isoform X1 — protein sequence MHAVSQCDCESRCRSHRPVSVAIIYHPTHHMYMTDDDLEENWVSRKNHLSPSARPPDPNTGSATEVPDLSVPITIWRSESPIEKCQESNVIKDIKRKEKEQDEEEMVDEKANLKKKAKGKLTKKKTPVKSESSPADLSQSVRGPVRTPESSPESPGGLESEYSCERGKERPSSEDVVESLSPRKKEKTSSGQAKKNGTKKETQKTSKRKKSSPVPNPNLS from the exons ATGCATGCTGTCAGCCAATGCGACTGTGAATCTAG GTGTAGAAGCCACAGGCCTGTCTCTGTGGCAATAATTTACCATCCCACCCACCATATGTATATGACAGATGACGATCTGGAAGAGAACTGGGTTTCCAGGAAAAATCATTTAAGTCCCAGTGCCAGACCTCCTGACCCAAACACAGGGTCAGCCACTGAGGTTCCTGACTTATCAGTGCCCATCACTATCTGGCGTTCTGAAAGTCCCATAGAAAAGTGTCAGGAAAGCAACGTCATCAAGGatataaagagaaaggagaaagagcaagatgaggaggagatggtggatgaaAAGGCAAACTTGAAGAAAAAAGCCAAGGGCAAGTTAACTAAGAAGAAAACCCCAGTGAAGTCGGAGTCTTCCCCTGCTGATCTGAGCCAATCCGTAAGAGGACCCGTGAGGACACCAGAGTCTAGCCCAGAAAGCCCGGGAGGGCTGGAGAGCGAGTACAGTTGTGAACGGGGTAAAGAAAGGCCCTCTAGTGAAGATGTTGTAGAGTCATTGTCccccagaaagaaagagaagacatcaTCTGGCCAGGCCAAAAAGAATGggacaaagaaagaaacccagaaaacgagcaagagaaaaaaatcttccccAGTGCCCAACCCCAATCTCAGCTGA